One genomic segment of Desulfocapsa sulfexigens DSM 10523 includes these proteins:
- a CDS encoding Na+/H+ antiporter subunit E: MPNNNCHSTSYISTATVPRILVRLILYALLWYTLAGSDMLSWIIGVPAVLLTTSLSFKLTASSRVNISFTGIIRFIPFFLYQSFHGAADVMRRALSFRQLLNPGLVSYTTLLPEGSARIFFINSISLLPGTLSAKLHGNKVVIHTLDLGLPVWRNIQHLEYQVALLMGCTTGKRQEEL, from the coding sequence ATGCCTAACAACAACTGTCATTCCACAAGCTATATTTCAACGGCTACTGTCCCTAGGATTCTTGTCCGTCTTATACTCTATGCCCTCCTGTGGTACACACTTGCCGGGTCGGACATGTTGAGCTGGATTATAGGTGTTCCCGCAGTTTTGTTGACCACATCACTTAGTTTTAAACTGACTGCATCTTCCCGAGTAAATATAAGTTTTACTGGCATTATTCGTTTTATTCCTTTTTTTCTCTACCAATCTTTTCACGGTGCCGCTGATGTCATGCGCCGTGCCCTCTCTTTTCGACAACTTCTTAATCCTGGGCTGGTCTCCTATACCACTCTCCTGCCCGAAGGATCTGCCAGGATATTTTTTATTAACAGTATCAGCCTGCTCCCCGGTACATTGAGTGCAAAGTTGCATGGAAACAAGGTGGTCATTCACACTCTTGATCTTGGACTGCCTGTTTGGCGTAACATTCAACACCTTGAATATCAGGTTGCACTGTTGATGGGCTGTACGACTGGAAAAAGACAGGAAGAACTATGA
- a CDS encoding monovalent cation/H+ antiporter complex subunit F has protein sequence MSWIHIFFALILLLAIAAGMIRILRGPTAADRMMTAQLFGTCGVAILLLLSAGMASPVLVDIALVFALLAALATLTFVRRTWQDPGKKRHGYPLL, from the coding sequence ATGAGTTGGATTCATATATTTTTTGCTCTAATTTTGCTTCTTGCAATTGCTGCAGGTATGATTCGTATTCTGAGAGGTCCTACTGCTGCTGATCGTATGATGACGGCGCAGCTATTTGGCACCTGCGGTGTGGCGATACTGCTGCTGTTGAGTGCAGGAATGGCAAGCCCGGTACTCGTTGATATTGCACTCGTTTTTGCACTTCTCGCAGCACTTGCCACCTTAACCTTTGTCCGCCGAACCTGGCAAGATCCCGGGAAGAAAAGACATGGATATCCTCTATTATAG
- the mnhG gene encoding monovalent cation/H(+) antiporter subunit G, with protein MDILYYSGTFILIIGLLFFLSGTVGLIRFPDIYTRLHALTKADNVGLGCVICGLSLQSCNWMLIVKLLLIWLLVMVASSASCHLIASSAMQKNIKPWTRS; from the coding sequence ATGGATATCCTCTATTATAGTGGCACCTTTATCCTTATAATTGGTCTTCTTTTTTTTCTGTCCGGTACCGTGGGACTGATTCGTTTTCCAGACATTTACACCAGGCTACATGCTCTAACCAAAGCGGATAACGTCGGGCTTGGCTGTGTAATCTGCGGTCTTTCCCTCCAGTCCTGCAACTGGATGCTAATAGTAAAACTTTTGCTTATCTGGTTGCTGGTTATGGTTGCAAGTTCTGCATCCTGCCATCTCATTGCCAGCAGTGCAATGCAGAAAAACATTAAGCCCTGGACACGCTCATGA
- a CDS encoding Na(+)/H(+) antiporter subunit B — MSYSILTFFDLILVLTLLSLSWHLLNSEDIFKAVVLFISFGLLMALAWVRMRAPDVALAEAALGAGLTGPLFLAALRRMNRCHKGERRLDIDENRDGDNEKKMEQPHQRA; from the coding sequence ATGAGCTATTCCATCTTAACATTTTTCGACCTCATCCTCGTTTTAACCCTTCTCTCGTTAAGCTGGCATCTGCTCAATAGTGAAGACATCTTTAAGGCTGTTGTCCTGTTCATATCCTTTGGCCTTTTGATGGCCCTGGCCTGGGTTAGGATGCGGGCCCCAGATGTGGCTCTTGCTGAGGCGGCACTTGGAGCTGGTCTGACGGGACCGCTTTTTCTTGCAGCCCTCAGACGAATGAATCGATGTCACAAAGGTGAACGTAGACTTGATATCGATGAAAACAGGGACGGAGATAATGAAAAAAAAATGGAACAACCACATCAGAGAGCGTAA
- a CDS encoding Na(+)/H(+) antiporter subunit B yields MKKKWNNHIRERNPFQLLFLFLLFSLTVILAVIFCNIPEKSSVIEAGIVSMQNQSGVNSPVTAVLLNFRGYDTLLEVMVLLVAVIGVWSLTKATSYGNTADISPVQLGVVHLLTPVMCLVAAYLVWQGSHLAGGAFQGGAILGAAGVLLLVSEIPWPHAVPALVLRIGLVFGPLIFTGIALYCLWARGGLLDYPKGSAGWLILLIETTCALSIGLTLALLFAGGRPDETGSEGDVQ; encoded by the coding sequence ATGAAAAAAAAATGGAACAACCACATCAGAGAGCGTAATCCTTTTCAGCTGCTCTTTTTGTTCCTTCTCTTTTCTTTGACAGTGATACTTGCAGTCATCTTCTGTAATATTCCTGAAAAGAGTTCAGTAATTGAAGCTGGTATTGTCTCTATGCAGAACCAGAGTGGTGTGAACAGTCCGGTAACCGCTGTGCTGCTCAATTTTCGAGGGTATGACACTTTACTTGAAGTAATGGTGCTCCTGGTTGCTGTCATTGGGGTATGGTCACTGACCAAAGCTACTTCCTACGGAAATACAGCTGACATAAGCCCAGTGCAGCTAGGTGTTGTTCATCTGCTTACCCCGGTAATGTGCCTGGTTGCAGCATATCTTGTGTGGCAGGGAAGTCATCTGGCGGGAGGGGCATTTCAGGGAGGTGCTATTTTAGGTGCTGCAGGAGTTCTCCTGCTGGTAAGCGAAATTCCCTGGCCACATGCTGTTCCTGCTTTGGTTCTTCGCATCGGTCTGGTTTTCGGGCCATTGATTTTTACTGGCATCGCTCTTTACTGTCTTTGGGCCCGTGGCGGACTCCTGGACTACCCTAAAGGATCTGCTGGGTGGCTGATTCTCCTTATCGAAACGACCTGTGCACTTTCCATTGGTCTTACATTGGCCCTGCTTTTTGCAGGTGGTCGACCTGATGAGACGGGTTCCGAAGGAGACGTACAATGA
- a CDS encoding cation:proton antiporter subunit C, protein MITTMLYSLTGLILFGMGFYTLIIHSHPLRKILAVNVMATGVFLILVATAYIPVGQGDIDPVPHAMVLTGIVVSVSVTALALIFACKVQENSNLDLLRKRNHRKSMKERGL, encoded by the coding sequence ATGATTACAACCATGCTTTATAGTCTTACCGGCCTGATACTCTTTGGCATGGGCTTTTACACTCTTATTATCCACTCCCACCCCCTGCGTAAAATCCTGGCCGTTAACGTGATGGCAACTGGAGTCTTTCTAATTCTGGTTGCAACCGCCTACATCCCAGTTGGCCAGGGAGACATCGACCCTGTGCCCCATGCCATGGTGCTGACTGGTATTGTCGTTTCGGTGAGTGTCACGGCACTGGCTTTAATCTTTGCCTGTAAGGTCCAGGAGAACTCTAATCTCGACCTGCTAAGAAAAAGAAATCATCGTAAATCCATGAAGGAACGCGGATTGTGA
- a CDS encoding complex I subunit 5 family protein, with amino-acid sequence MFSSDTAVWIVFPVILPLVAGLLCFLFKRGTFGIALAAAIGNFFVVSFLIYQMLVYGPMRCYIGGWHPPLGISLRSDGPALLMLLMTAATGLAITLYARGYFLFRISDPLRAQRHKRQQHYFWPLWMLLLTGLNGLFLSADIFNLYVTLELIAISAAPLAALSGKPASLRASYRYLLISLIGSLTYLLGVVFLYRSCGVLDLALLQNLAGNRLAITTALVLLTVGLMLKTALVPLHFWLPPAHANALAPVSVILSALVVKASFYLLFRFWFEIFAPIISLSSLNFMGTLGALAIFWGAIQAMRQQRLKLMVAYSTVSQLGYLFVAFPLSMFVDGGQAWSIVVFIALTHACAKSAMFMVAGNVYLHLGHDRIKSLKGVRSSQPITVFAYGIAGVSLMGLPPSGAFIAKWMLLSTSFASLQYWWAVVIAGGSLLAMIYVFRVMSNFFVIPEGESSKKNVSLSPLLEWPPLILALISLFLGLISPWVLKIVLYKDSGLFAQIFQGGLP; translated from the coding sequence ATGTTCTCTTCCGATACAGCAGTATGGATAGTTTTTCCAGTTATTCTACCTCTTGTAGCTGGTCTGCTCTGTTTCCTGTTTAAACGCGGGACATTTGGTATTGCTCTTGCCGCGGCCATAGGAAATTTCTTTGTGGTCAGCTTTCTTATTTATCAAATGCTTGTTTACGGCCCTATGCGTTGTTACATAGGCGGTTGGCACCCGCCATTGGGGATAAGCCTGCGAAGCGACGGGCCTGCCCTGCTTATGCTGCTGATGACTGCTGCAACAGGCCTCGCCATCACTCTCTACGCCAGGGGATATTTTTTGTTTCGTATTTCCGATCCATTACGGGCCCAACGACACAAACGTCAACAACACTATTTCTGGCCACTTTGGATGTTGCTGCTCACTGGGTTGAACGGTCTGTTTCTTTCGGCTGACATCTTTAATCTGTATGTCACCCTTGAGCTTATAGCGATCTCAGCTGCTCCACTCGCAGCATTGTCAGGAAAACCTGCGTCCCTGCGGGCATCCTATCGTTATCTGCTTATAAGCCTCATTGGATCACTCACCTATCTTCTCGGTGTTGTATTTCTTTACCGCTCCTGCGGCGTATTGGATCTTGCTCTACTGCAAAACCTCGCTGGGAACAGGTTAGCAATAACTACGGCACTTGTATTGCTGACAGTCGGGTTGATGCTGAAAACCGCTCTGGTGCCACTCCATTTCTGGTTGCCTCCTGCCCATGCCAATGCCCTGGCACCAGTAAGTGTTATTCTCTCAGCCCTGGTGGTCAAAGCTTCGTTTTATCTGTTATTCCGTTTCTGGTTTGAAATCTTTGCCCCTATCATCAGTCTCTCTTCTCTGAATTTTATGGGGACACTCGGGGCACTGGCAATTTTCTGGGGTGCAATTCAAGCCATGCGTCAACAGAGACTTAAGCTGATGGTAGCCTATTCAACTGTTTCTCAACTCGGCTATTTATTTGTCGCCTTTCCCCTGAGCATGTTTGTAGATGGAGGACAGGCGTGGTCCATCGTTGTTTTTATTGCCCTGACCCACGCCTGCGCAAAATCAGCAATGTTTATGGTGGCAGGCAATGTGTACCTGCACCTTGGTCACGATAGGATCAAGAGTTTAAAAGGGGTGAGGTCCAGTCAGCCGATCACCGTTTTTGCTTACGGTATTGCCGGAGTCAGTCTTATGGGACTCCCCCCATCCGGTGCCTTTATTGCTAAATGGATGCTCCTCAGCACGTCCTTTGCTTCCTTGCAATACTGGTGGGCAGTCGTGATTGCAGGAGGCAGTCTATTGGCCATGATTTACGTATTCAGGGTCATGTCCAATTTTTTTGTCATTCCTGAGGGTGAATCATCCAAGAAAAACGTATCACTTTCTCCTCTTCTGGAATGGCCCCCACTCATTCTTGCTCTAATATCTCTTTTTCTTGGCCTGATCTCCCCCTGGGTTCTTAAAATTGTATTATATAAAGACAGTGGACTGTTTGCCCAGATCTTTCAGGGGGGGCTGCCATGA
- a CDS encoding complex I subunit 5 family protein, giving the protein MNSGQLLLVSILLSSFIPGIIIFCLPEEKHRLRTLLNFCGSIVKISLVLVMNAGIYYGHVFEIRLPLIPGVELLLSGDPLSALFTTLSSVLWLLTTVYAVGYLENSPNRSHFFGYFSLCVTVTIGIALAGNLVTFLLFYEMLTLATYPLVIHRGTDKSLRAGRNYLMYAFSGGAVFLVAVVWLQAIVGPMDFSASGFSPMYLTSHGSVLTFIFILLIIGVGVKAALVPLHGWLPQAMVAPAPVSALLHAVAVVKAGAFGIVRIVLDVYGAHNLLLMGVLPLLSAVAAFTIIYGSVLALQQDDLKRRLAYSTISQVSYIALGMSMVDQQLAVIGGLVHLVHQGLMKITLFFCAGNLAETLGIHRISEMRGVARRMPLTMAAFSIAALGMIGIPPTVGFVSKWYLGLGGLAGGNWWLLVVLVVSSLLNAWYFLPILIYAWFDKQQGAWPEELYVGRFETRLMLLVPPLVTAFIVMAAGLVANAQISPLAWVRFIVRGYTL; this is encoded by the coding sequence ATGAATAGCGGTCAACTGCTTCTTGTTTCCATCCTGCTCAGTTCATTTATCCCAGGCATTATCATCTTTTGTCTGCCAGAGGAAAAACATCGGTTACGCACACTCCTCAATTTTTGTGGCTCAATAGTCAAAATATCACTGGTTCTTGTTATGAATGCCGGTATTTATTACGGTCATGTCTTTGAAATACGATTACCGCTTATCCCAGGTGTAGAGTTACTGTTAAGTGGGGATCCGTTGTCTGCTCTCTTTACAACCCTGTCCAGTGTTCTCTGGCTCCTGACCACTGTTTATGCAGTTGGCTATCTTGAAAACTCACCCAACCGTAGTCATTTTTTCGGTTATTTTAGTCTCTGTGTAACGGTTACTATCGGTATTGCCCTCGCAGGCAATCTGGTGACATTTCTTCTTTTTTATGAAATGCTCACCCTTGCCACCTATCCACTGGTTATCCACCGGGGAACAGATAAATCATTACGCGCAGGCCGTAATTATCTTATGTATGCCTTCAGTGGTGGCGCCGTTTTTCTTGTTGCCGTGGTCTGGCTTCAAGCTATTGTCGGACCGATGGATTTCTCGGCAAGCGGATTTTCACCTATGTATCTTACCAGCCACGGATCGGTTTTGACTTTTATTTTTATCCTCCTGATTATCGGAGTTGGCGTCAAGGCCGCACTGGTTCCGTTGCATGGCTGGCTCCCTCAGGCCATGGTGGCACCTGCTCCGGTGAGTGCTCTTTTGCATGCAGTTGCCGTGGTCAAGGCCGGCGCTTTTGGTATTGTTCGTATCGTTCTTGATGTCTACGGAGCACATAACCTGCTCCTTATGGGAGTCCTTCCTTTACTTTCAGCTGTTGCCGCCTTCACTATTATTTACGGATCGGTCCTTGCACTGCAGCAGGATGATCTTAAAAGGCGCCTTGCCTATTCTACTATCAGCCAGGTTTCCTATATTGCGCTTGGAATGAGTATGGTAGATCAGCAACTTGCAGTTATCGGAGGCCTTGTCCATCTCGTACATCAGGGATTGATGAAAATAACTTTGTTCTTTTGCGCAGGAAATCTTGCCGAAACACTGGGCATTCACCGTATCAGTGAAATGCGTGGCGTTGCGCGACGTATGCCTCTTACCATGGCTGCATTTTCAATTGCAGCTTTGGGAATGATCGGTATTCCACCCACTGTTGGCTTTGTTTCCAAGTGGTATCTGGGGCTTGGTGGTTTGGCCGGAGGAAACTGGTGGTTGCTGGTAGTACTTGTGGTGAGCAGCCTTCTCAACGCCTGGTATTTTCTTCCTATTCTGATCTATGCCTGGTTTGACAAGCAACAGGGGGCCTGGCCTGAAGAGCTGTATGTCGGTCGTTTTGAGACCCGTTTAATGCTGCTTGTACCTCCACTTGTCACGGCCTTTATTGTTATGGCAGCAGGCTTAGTAGCCAATGCTCAGATCAGCCCCCTGGCCTGGGTACGTTTTATTGTCAGGGGGTATACTTTATGA
- a CDS encoding complex I subunit 5 family protein, translated as MQILPLATVPALLIAMTVPDDVSVEAGWFFMSGRMGLDGTGRIFLILAGFVWLLASFSILSLFKSGHNRTRFHIFFLTAMAGNFGLILAQGMFGYYLFFAMMSFASYGLVAHEGHKDARRAGRIYLFLVMIGEMALFTALLCLVQTCDSMALNDLAGASYHPVIFILLFIGFGIKIGALPFHGWLIPAYQNAPPPAATALAGSMVNAGILGWLRFMPLGQISYPDGAMLFIIAGALASIYGVIAGLNSKQPGAVLGGSSISQMGLITVVFGMGLLDQDAGIYAIPVLILCVVHHSLAKSSLFFAYDLTTREGKIVSHFQLAAILFTALALAGMPFTSGAIVKTAFKELATHLGEPWYGISTFFLPLTATGTTILMLHFVRILKNMNTISKSGNILIQLVFVASFTAVATTLWIWPFADDFSSHSLEREQIFLGSLPVAAGCFLFFLLQRSVLTTKFQTGTPKRKNHFDTFKCLATDLVQKKRKEKQPQNMFAGSIYRLVPYLRKIEKVMGRWQVVGLSYLALCFCLLFLLL; from the coding sequence ATGCAAATCCTTCCACTGGCAACAGTTCCTGCTCTCCTTATTGCCATGACAGTACCTGACGATGTCTCTGTTGAAGCGGGCTGGTTTTTTATGAGTGGCCGTATGGGACTTGATGGAACAGGTAGGATTTTTCTCATTCTTGCCGGTTTTGTCTGGTTGCTGGCGAGCTTCAGCATCCTGAGTCTTTTTAAGAGTGGTCATAATCGGACACGTTTTCATATATTCTTTTTGACCGCCATGGCTGGTAATTTTGGCCTCATCCTTGCCCAGGGAATGTTTGGGTACTATCTCTTCTTTGCCATGATGAGTTTTGCCAGCTACGGGCTTGTGGCCCATGAAGGGCATAAGGATGCAAGACGTGCCGGGCGTATCTATCTTTTCCTGGTTATGATCGGCGAAATGGCACTGTTCACTGCCTTACTTTGCCTGGTACAGACCTGTGACAGCATGGCTCTCAATGACCTTGCAGGAGCTTCGTATCATCCGGTCATTTTTATCCTCCTTTTCATTGGATTCGGTATTAAAATCGGAGCACTGCCTTTTCATGGCTGGCTGATTCCAGCCTATCAGAACGCACCCCCTCCAGCCGCTACAGCTCTTGCAGGATCTATGGTTAACGCAGGTATCCTCGGTTGGCTTCGGTTTATGCCTCTTGGCCAGATCTCCTATCCTGATGGAGCAATGCTTTTTATCATCGCCGGGGCTCTTGCTTCCATATACGGGGTCATTGCCGGTTTGAACAGCAAACAGCCTGGTGCAGTGCTTGGTGGATCAAGCATCAGTCAGATGGGGCTGATAACTGTTGTTTTCGGGATGGGCCTTCTTGACCAGGACGCAGGAATTTATGCCATCCCTGTACTTATTCTCTGTGTTGTGCATCATTCGCTGGCCAAAAGCAGCCTGTTCTTTGCGTATGACCTAACTACACGGGAAGGGAAAATCGTATCGCATTTTCAGCTTGCTGCAATCCTGTTTACTGCTTTGGCTCTTGCAGGAATGCCCTTTACCAGCGGTGCAATTGTCAAGACAGCATTTAAAGAACTGGCGACACATCTGGGTGAACCCTGGTATGGAATAAGTACGTTCTTTCTTCCCTTAACAGCAACGGGTACAACTATACTCATGCTTCATTTTGTAAGAATATTGAAAAATATGAATACCATTTCCAAGTCTGGTAACATTCTGATACAACTGGTTTTTGTTGCCAGTTTTACTGCCGTTGCAACAACACTTTGGATATGGCCATTTGCTGATGATTTTTCAAGTCATTCGCTTGAAAGAGAACAAATTTTTCTAGGATCACTGCCGGTTGCAGCAGGTTGCTTCCTGTTCTTTTTATTGCAACGATCTGTACTTACAACAAAATTTCAGACAGGTACACCTAAGAGAAAAAACCATTTTGATACATTTAAATGCCTGGCAACAGACTTGGTGCAGAAGAAAAGGAAGGAAAAGCAACCACAAAACATGTTTGCTGGCTCCATATACCGTCTTGTTCCATATTTACGGAAAATTGAAAAAGTCATGGGGAGGTGGCAGGTAGTGGGATTATCTTACCTGGCACTCTGTTTCTGTCTGCTGTTTTTATTATTGTGA
- a CDS encoding phosphate-starvation-inducible PsiE family protein encodes MPNGFGSILSTLLFFSDNEVRTIVDSEQDKKHLAEPGHDLIKKHEDPFIEVLHRIIRVAVKILAVLMVMVIVWGIGDVVYVLYQRLITPPFLLLSINDILATFGAFLAVLIAIEIFINITMYLKTDVIPVRLVVATALMAISRKVIIFDFDEITPPFLLGTAATVLALGVTYWLISKKT; translated from the coding sequence ATGCCTAATGGATTCGGGTCTATCTTGTCCACATTATTATTTTTTTCCGACAATGAGGTGCGAACTATAGTGGATTCCGAACAAGACAAGAAACATCTCGCCGAACCGGGCCATGATCTGATTAAGAAGCATGAAGATCCTTTTATTGAAGTCCTGCATCGAATAATCCGTGTAGCAGTTAAAATATTGGCTGTTTTAATGGTTATGGTTATCGTTTGGGGTATTGGTGACGTTGTGTATGTTTTATATCAACGTCTGATAACTCCTCCATTCTTGTTGTTGAGTATTAATGATATTCTGGCAACTTTTGGAGCTTTCCTGGCAGTATTGATTGCCATAGAAATTTTTATAAATATCACCATGTATCTCAAGACAGATGTTATTCCTGTTAGGTTAGTAGTCGCCACCGCACTAATGGCAATTTCGCGTAAAGTTATTATTTTTGATTTCGATGAAATAACACCTCCATTTCTGCTTGGTACAGCAGCAACAGTCCTAGCCCTTGGTGTGACGTACTGGCTTATTTCAAAAAAGACCTGA
- a CDS encoding DUF211 domain-containing protein: MTTTRKIVLDVLKPHKPNGVDFATALAQLSPDYHVRLSVVEMDAKTESVIVVVEGNNIAFDSVSELIKKMGASIHSIDEVEVHGSETI; the protein is encoded by the coding sequence ATGACCACAACCCGAAAAATCGTTCTGGATGTCCTCAAGCCTCATAAGCCCAACGGAGTAGATTTTGCCACAGCACTGGCTCAGTTGTCACCCGATTATCATGTGCGACTCAGTGTGGTTGAGATGGATGCCAAGACTGAAAGTGTCATCGTGGTAGTAGAGGGGAACAATATAGCATTTGATTCAGTATCTGAGCTCATAAAAAAAATGGGGGCATCGATTCATAGTATTGATGAAGTTGAGGTTCATGGCTCGGAAACGATATAA
- a CDS encoding VIT1/CCC1 transporter family protein, producing the protein MIREKDKQLLSHIYRGKKIARRYMVTNGFDGTLTMLGMMTGFYVSGTKELGVAINACLGAAVALFVSGFSSAYLSEKAERQEELRKLEQALLIDLEDSHYGDASRYLPLLIASVNGLSPLSLSLIIVAPLFLAHHGILLPWSPFLVAIAVALICIFLLGVYLGKISRQFWLWAGLRTVFIALILVATILMFDI; encoded by the coding sequence ATGATCAGAGAGAAGGATAAACAGCTCCTATCCCATATCTATCGCGGAAAAAAAATCGCCAGGCGCTACATGGTTACCAACGGTTTTGATGGGACGCTGACCATGCTGGGAATGATGACAGGGTTTTATGTCAGTGGAACCAAAGAGCTGGGGGTCGCAATAAATGCCTGTCTTGGTGCTGCGGTAGCACTCTTTGTCAGTGGGTTTTCCAGTGCCTATCTCAGTGAAAAAGCTGAGCGACAGGAGGAGTTACGGAAACTTGAGCAGGCATTGCTTATTGATCTGGAAGATAGTCACTATGGCGATGCCAGCCGCTATCTCCCACTTCTTATTGCTTCTGTAAACGGCCTCTCACCACTTTCCCTTTCCCTGATTATAGTTGCACCCTTATTCCTGGCTCATCACGGCATTTTGTTGCCATGGTCTCCCTTTCTTGTAGCAATTGCAGTAGCGCTTATCTGTATATTTCTCCTTGGAGTCTATTTAGGGAAAATAAGCAGGCAATTCTGGTTGTGGGCAGGACTGCGCACTGTATTTATAGCGTTGATTCTGGTGGCAACTATCCTCATGTTTGATATCTGA
- a CDS encoding septal ring lytic transglycosylase RlpA family protein codes for MLSKSFPIRGSLSIFTPLRMFLFFTLLTFCLTTGSSSASRQTRKPATQKPYVINDRLYSPLPSADGYEEIGIASWYGRDFHGRPTSNGETYNMHDISAAHKLLPMHTMLLVKNLNNGKEVVVRVNDRGPFVQGRIIDLSYGAAKQIALVHSGTARVKVTALGELQTDIETGQRFFKSHADLRSGEYFVQIGAFTKKYNGLKLQEKFLDAGHHVVMTKAEVNGQLFYRVQVFVGRTLNSARKSEQALIKKGYKGAFILAR; via the coding sequence ATGCTTTCAAAGTCTTTTCCGATAAGGGGGAGTCTCTCCATCTTTACTCCTCTGCGAATGTTCCTGTTCTTTACGCTTCTCACCTTCTGTTTAACAACGGGCAGTAGTTCCGCTTCGCGACAAACTAGAAAACCCGCAACCCAGAAACCATACGTCATTAATGATCGCCTGTACTCTCCTCTCCCCTCGGCTGATGGATATGAAGAGATTGGTATAGCCTCGTGGTATGGTCGTGACTTTCATGGCCGGCCCACCTCAAATGGCGAAACCTATAACATGCACGATATCTCCGCAGCCCATAAACTGCTCCCCATGCATACAATGCTTCTTGTGAAAAATCTGAATAATGGCAAGGAGGTCGTTGTTCGAGTTAATGATCGAGGTCCATTTGTCCAGGGGAGGATAATTGATCTGAGTTATGGGGCTGCAAAGCAAATTGCTCTGGTTCATTCGGGGACGGCACGGGTGAAAGTCACTGCACTAGGTGAGTTACAGACAGACATTGAAACCGGGCAAAGATTTTTTAAGTCACATGCGGACCTACGCTCAGGGGAGTATTTTGTTCAGATTGGAGCATTTACTAAGAAGTACAATGGCCTGAAACTTCAGGAAAAATTTCTTGACGCAGGGCATCATGTAGTAATGACAAAAGCGGAAGTTAATGGACAGCTCTTTTATCGGGTACAGGTCTTTGTTGGCAGGACTTTAAACAGTGCCAGGAAAAGTGAGCAGGCATTGATTAAAAAGGGATATAAGGGAGCTTTTATTCTGGCCAGATAA
- a CDS encoding phosphoribosylanthranilate isomerase: MHSRTRIKMCGMTREKDVEAGVNAGLDALGFIFYEKSPRNVYPDFVRAVISKVPPFVDCVGVFVDRDREEVQEIIEYCGLSHAQLHGKESPKYCERVERFTSPCHVIKAFRVGTNSKKEDFSPYDDLVHGYLLDTYEKGSVGGTGTSFDWSIIEALELQRPMILAGGLSPNNVENAIRNVSPFGVDVNSGVEVEPGIKDHELLKEFVRIVRQADAR; the protein is encoded by the coding sequence ATGCACTCCCGAACACGTATTAAGATGTGTGGCATGACACGCGAGAAGGACGTCGAGGCCGGTGTCAATGCAGGCCTTGACGCCCTAGGTTTTATTTTCTACGAAAAGAGCCCGCGAAATGTTTACCCTGATTTTGTACGGGCAGTTATCTCCAAGGTACCGCCATTTGTAGACTGTGTTGGGGTCTTTGTTGACCGTGACAGGGAGGAGGTCCAAGAGATAATAGAGTACTGTGGTCTATCTCATGCTCAACTTCATGGTAAAGAAAGCCCCAAGTATTGTGAACGTGTAGAACGATTCACATCACCCTGCCATGTAATAAAGGCTTTCAGGGTAGGTACTAACAGTAAAAAAGAAGATTTTTCCCCCTATGATGATCTGGTACACGGCTATCTCCTTGACACTTACGAAAAGGGTAGTGTTGGTGGAACGGGTACCAGTTTTGACTGGAGTATTATCGAAGCTCTTGAGTTACAACGACCAATGATCCTTGCCGGAGGCCTTTCGCCTAATAATGTCGAGAATGCTATCCGTAACGTTTCTCCATTTGGAGTTGATGTTAATTCAGGAGTTGAGGTGGAGCCGGGCATTAAAGATCATGAGCTGCTCAAGGAATTCGTACGAATCGTACGACAGGCGGACGCCAGATAG